The Aquipuribacter hungaricus genomic sequence CAGGTCGAGCCCGGGCCGGTCACCAGGGCCTAGCCTCCCTGCATGGACGCGGCCGGCGGCAGGCTGCGCGTGCTGGTCGTCGACGACGAGGCGCCGGCCCGCGAGGAGCTCGGCTTCCTGCTGTCGCGCGACGAGCTGGTCGGCGAGGTGCTCGTCGCCGCCGGGGCGCAGGAGGCGCTGCGGCACCTCGGCGCCGGCGACGTCGACGTCGTGCTGTCCGACGTCCACATGCCCGGCCTGGACGGGCTCGACCTGGCCCGGGCGGTGTCCCGGCTCGCCTTCCCGCCCGCCGTCGTCTTCGTCACCGCCCACGAGGAGCACGCCGTCGAGGCGTTCGAGCTCCAGGTCGTCG encodes the following:
- a CDS encoding LytR/AlgR family response regulator transcription factor; translation: MDAAGGRLRVLVVDDEAPAREELGFLLSRDELVGEVLVAAGAQEALRHLGAGDVDVVLSDVHMPGLDGLDLARAVSRLAFPPAVVFVTAHEEHAVEAFELQVVDYVLKPVRAARLAAALRRATAAPHPSVPHPTVPRPAVPGGSAG